Proteins from a genomic interval of Paenibacillus sp. FSL H8-0048:
- a CDS encoding AzlC family ABC transporter permease: MVTESPSVPESSDTFWQGVKDCLPTLLGYLSIGFAAGVVEKTAGLTLAEIAMISIILYAGSAQFIAAGMIASGSSASGIVITILLVNLRHLLLSAALSPYFRHLPPLRNLLIGSLLTDETFGVAIQKSAARKQISERWMHGLNITAYLNWFLANIAGAILGQWISSPEKWGLDFALPAMFIGLLVLTIMGRRKYRRDITVGIAAAAVAVLVSVLWSPSMGVIAAALVASTIGVVMEQWK, translated from the coding sequence CTGGTTACAGAGAGCCCAAGTGTGCCGGAGAGCAGCGATACGTTCTGGCAAGGGGTCAAGGACTGCCTCCCCACTCTGCTCGGTTATCTCAGTATCGGGTTCGCCGCAGGAGTTGTGGAGAAAACAGCGGGGCTGACCCTTGCCGAAATCGCCATGATCTCAATTATCCTGTATGCCGGTTCGGCCCAGTTTATTGCCGCTGGTATGATTGCCTCCGGGAGCAGCGCCTCCGGGATTGTCATTACGATTCTGCTGGTTAACCTGCGTCATCTGCTGTTAAGCGCAGCATTGTCGCCTTACTTCCGGCATCTGCCCCCGCTGCGCAACCTGCTGATCGGCTCATTGCTCACAGATGAGACCTTCGGCGTAGCCATTCAGAAGAGTGCCGCAAGGAAGCAAATCAGCGAGAGATGGATGCACGGCTTGAATATTACCGCCTATCTGAACTGGTTCCTGGCCAATATCGCCGGCGCTATTCTCGGTCAATGGATATCCAGCCCCGAGAAGTGGGGACTGGATTTCGCCCTTCCGGCTATGTTCATCGGACTGCTGGTCCTGACCATTATGGGACGGCGCAAGTATAGACGGGATATCACTGTCGGAATAGCAGCTGCTGCGGTGGCCGTGCTCGTCTCTGTGCTGTGGTCACCCAGTATGGGTGTCATAGCTGCCGCGCTGGTAGCCTCAACGATTGGAGTAGTGATGGAACAATGGAAATAA
- a CDS encoding AzlD domain-containing protein — MEIRLDIAMIILGAAFVTFIPRVLPLMLLSRITIPEWGMRWLSYVPIAVMAALVAQELLVTGGRFAVLSTNVELIAALPTFWVAVKTRSLLATVITGIVTLMLLRLLF; from the coding sequence ATGGAAATAAGACTTGATATTGCTATGATCATTCTCGGAGCCGCGTTCGTTACCTTCATTCCGCGTGTCCTTCCGCTGATGCTGCTAAGCCGGATCACGATCCCGGAATGGGGTATGCGCTGGCTGAGCTATGTGCCGATTGCAGTCATGGCTGCTTTGGTTGCCCAAGAGCTGCTCGTAACCGGCGGCAGGTTCGCAGTCCTGTCGACCAATGTGGAGCTAATCGCCGCCCTCCCCACCTTCTGGGTAGCCGTCAAGACCCGCAGTCTGCTGGCCACTGTAATAACCGGTATTGTGACGCTGATGCTACTGCGTCTGCTGTTCTGA
- a CDS encoding alpha/beta hydrolase yields the protein MLYPSSTPIEQLQAITAYLKSNNNYSKRSVQDIRAAALESSRQLPLLEGVNVEPVEAETFSGEWVRADGESLQCTGHPQPADNKVILYFHGGGFVSDSSEIYRDLAARLSEAAGGITVLTVEYRLAPEFCYPAANEDCLAAYHWLLERGVHAGNIILCGDSIGATLALMTLITLREQGDRLPAAACLLSPHADLVHLDGESYDSCAGTDPTGSREANQKIILEYMGDFGGAWPAILSPLRMDLRGLPPLLIQAGNHEVLLSDAERLAEQGRAAGITVELQVWENMWCAFQLMAAMLPEAQQAIGNIGSFIKRIAYQSTESEQQTQ from the coding sequence ATGTTGTATCCAAGCAGCACCCCCATTGAACAGTTACAGGCCATTACAGCTTATCTGAAAAGCAATAATAATTATTCCAAAAGAAGTGTTCAAGATATCCGGGCGGCGGCTCTGGAGAGTTCCAGGCAACTGCCCTTACTTGAAGGCGTGAATGTTGAACCGGTTGAGGCGGAGACCTTCAGCGGAGAGTGGGTCAGGGCGGATGGAGAGAGTCTGCAATGTACGGGTCATCCGCAACCCGCAGATAACAAGGTTATTCTATATTTTCACGGCGGAGGGTTTGTGTCGGACAGCAGCGAGATCTACAGGGATCTGGCAGCCCGTCTATCTGAAGCAGCTGGGGGCATTACCGTTCTAACTGTGGAGTACCGGCTTGCACCGGAGTTCTGCTACCCGGCAGCGAATGAAGATTGCCTTGCAGCTTACCATTGGCTGCTGGAACGGGGCGTTCATGCCGGCAATATCATACTCTGCGGAGATTCCATCGGAGCCACGCTTGCGCTGATGACCTTAATTACGCTGCGGGAGCAGGGGGATAGGCTCCCTGCTGCTGCCTGCCTTCTATCTCCCCATGCCGATCTTGTTCATTTGGACGGGGAGTCTTATGACAGCTGTGCGGGAACGGACCCGACAGGAAGCCGGGAAGCGAATCAGAAGATTATTCTGGAATATATGGGGGACTTTGGCGGTGCGTGGCCTGCGATATTGTCACCGCTAAGAATGGATCTCCGGGGCTTGCCACCCTTGCTCATACAGGCGGGGAATCATGAGGTGCTGCTGAGTGATGCAGAGCGCTTGGCTGAACAAGGAAGGGCGGCGGGCATCACTGTAGAGCTTCAAGTCTGGGAGAACATGTGGTGCGCCTTTCAGCTGATGGCTGCCATGCTTCCTGAAGCGCAGCAGGCCATCGGAAATATAGGCAGCTTCATTAAGAGAATAGCGTATCAGTCAACAGAGTCAGAACAGCAGACGCAGTAG
- a CDS encoding MerR family transcriptional regulator yields the protein MTPYLRSELAKEAQLNMETLRFYEKKGLIPLPQRSAGGYRLYPEETLLRIAFIRNAKSCGFTLQEIKKALVKSADRSIGISDFIAVIERKITAVDLEIARRNETRSQLEALKFGLLSHDRHPGVQDTLAMLNMND from the coding sequence ATGACCCCTTATCTGCGCAGTGAGCTGGCAAAAGAGGCTCAGCTTAATATGGAGACGCTCAGGTTCTATGAGAAAAAGGGGCTGATCCCGCTGCCGCAGCGTTCAGCAGGCGGGTATCGGCTGTATCCGGAGGAGACGCTTCTCCGGATTGCTTTTATCCGTAATGCCAAGAGCTGCGGGTTCACACTTCAGGAGATTAAGAAGGCGCTCGTTAAATCTGCAGACCGCAGCATCGGAATCAGTGATTTCATTGCAGTCATTGAGCGGAAGATCACCGCTGTCGATCTGGAGATTGCCCGGCGGAACGAGACACGCAGTCAGCTTGAAGCGTTAAAGTTCGGCCTTCTGTCTCATGACAGGCACCCGGGCGTGCAGGATACGCTTGCTATGTTGAACATGAATGATTAA
- a CDS encoding DUF58 domain-containing protein, whose protein sequence is MSLPWFIASTFILLVLISLIYDRNALKKVSYTRYFSAKAVYAGEQVEMVEEIMNKKLLPLPWLRLESSIAKGLEFGNQENLGISSGEISQNHVSLFFLRSFRHIKRRHNITCRERGLFVLETATMTTGDLFGLSRSAKTFPLHLELLVYPGLLRFHDLPLPVHSWLGELPVKRWIVEDPFLTAGTREYSAGDSLASINWKATARTGSMQVHKKDYTADSRLVICLNVETSESMWRTVTDVQRIELGIRYAATVAEYAISHGIEVRLLSNGRLDGSGARDSVDTWSIAHTEEFLGLLARLNLDRTVPMSRLMEIEGDKGEGDMDYLIITCHRGAELQLAASGLSFLGNGVEWLDIPAEGGGE, encoded by the coding sequence ATGTCACTGCCGTGGTTCATTGCAAGCACGTTCATTCTGTTGGTCCTGATCTCGCTGATCTATGACCGGAATGCGCTGAAGAAGGTCAGCTATACCCGTTACTTCTCTGCCAAAGCGGTGTACGCCGGAGAACAGGTAGAGATGGTTGAGGAGATTATGAACAAGAAGCTGCTGCCGCTGCCATGGCTGCGGCTGGAATCCAGCATAGCCAAGGGGCTTGAATTCGGTAACCAGGAGAATCTGGGCATCAGCAGCGGAGAGATTTCACAGAATCATGTCAGTCTGTTCTTCCTGAGGTCATTCCGCCATATCAAGCGTCGCCATAATATCACTTGCAGGGAGCGGGGACTGTTCGTCCTGGAGACGGCAACCATGACTACCGGCGATCTGTTCGGACTGAGCCGCAGCGCCAAGACCTTCCCGCTTCATCTGGAGCTGCTGGTCTACCCCGGACTGCTGCGTTTCCATGACCTTCCGCTGCCGGTCCACAGCTGGCTTGGAGAGCTGCCGGTCAAGCGCTGGATTGTCGAAGATCCGTTCCTGACCGCCGGTACAAGAGAATACAGCGCCGGGGATTCCCTGGCCAGCATTAACTGGAAGGCGACAGCCCGGACGGGAAGTATGCAGGTGCATAAGAAGGATTACACCGCCGATTCCCGGCTGGTCATCTGCCTGAATGTGGAGACCAGTGAGTCCATGTGGAGAACGGTTACCGATGTGCAGCGCATAGAGCTGGGTATCCGCTATGCGGCAACTGTAGCCGAGTATGCAATCAGCCACGGAATTGAGGTCCGGCTGCTCAGCAATGGAAGACTGGACGGAAGCGGGGCGAGAGATTCGGTGGACACTTGGTCCATAGCCCATACCGAGGAGTTCCTTGGTCTGCTGGCCAGACTGAATCTGGACCGGACCGTGCCGATGAGCAGGCTGATGGAGATTGAAGGGGACAAGGGGGAGGGAGATATGGATTATCTGATCATTACCTGCCACCGGGGGGCAGAGCTGCAGCTGGCAGCCTCAGGGTTAAGCTTCCTCGGGAACGGTGTAGAGTGGCTGGATATTCCGGCAGAAGGGGGCGGTGAATGA
- a CDS encoding AAA family ATPase: MKLQEATALIESIRSNLAQVIIGKEGGVNLLLTALLANGHVLLEDVPGTGKTLLAKTLARSLDCTFKRIQFTPDLLPSDLSGINYYNQKTGEFQFRPGPVFASILLADEINRATPRTQSSLLECMEERQITIDGVTHELERPFLVIATQNPVDSQGTFPLPEAQLDRFLMRITSGYPTFEEGVHILQRFRQNNPLEDTAAVATARQIQDIQRLAAEVAVSDELLAYMMRVVEATRTSPAVRLGASPRAAFALLRASQGYALIQGRSYCIPDDIKEVAVPVLAHRLILQRGPGVREGQSAEVVLQVLREIEVPAEPAVLSRGGRVE, translated from the coding sequence ATGAAACTTCAAGAAGCAACCGCTCTAATTGAATCGATTCGAAGTAATCTGGCACAAGTGATTATCGGCAAAGAGGGCGGCGTGAACCTGCTGCTGACCGCCTTGCTGGCGAATGGTCATGTGCTGCTGGAGGATGTGCCCGGCACTGGAAAGACGCTGCTCGCCAAAACATTGGCCCGTTCCCTGGACTGCACGTTCAAGCGGATTCAGTTCACGCCCGACCTGCTGCCGTCCGACTTAAGCGGCATCAATTACTATAATCAGAAGACCGGCGAATTTCAGTTCCGCCCCGGGCCGGTATTTGCCAGTATTCTGCTTGCGGATGAGATCAACCGGGCTACGCCGCGCACCCAGTCGAGTCTGCTGGAGTGTATGGAGGAGCGGCAGATTACGATTGACGGCGTGACGCATGAGCTGGAGCGGCCGTTCCTGGTTATTGCTACGCAGAATCCGGTGGACAGCCAGGGGACCTTTCCGCTGCCGGAAGCGCAGCTGGACCGGTTCCTCATGCGGATTACCAGCGGGTATCCGACATTTGAGGAAGGGGTACATATCCTCCAGAGATTCCGTCAAAATAACCCGCTGGAGGATACCGCTGCGGTGGCCACGGCCCGGCAGATTCAGGACATTCAACGTCTGGCTGCGGAGGTTGCTGTCAGTGACGAGCTGCTCGCTTACATGATGCGCGTAGTCGAGGCTACCCGTACCTCCCCGGCGGTCCGGCTGGGAGCGAGTCCCCGGGCAGCCTTCGCCCTGCTGCGCGCCTCGCAGGGATATGCACTGATCCAGGGCAGAAGCTACTGTATCCCGGATGATATCAAAGAGGTTGCGGTTCCTGTTCTGGCACACCGGCTGATTCTTCAGCGCGGTCCCGGAGTCCGTGAAGGCCAGTCGGCAGAGGTAGTGCTTCAGGTGCTGCGTGAAATCGAGGTGCCTGCTGAGCCTGCGGTCCTGTCCAGAGGCGGAAGGGTGGAGTGA
- a CDS encoding aldo/keto reductase: protein MDYVKLGTTGLDVSRICLGCMSYGVPERGTHPWSLNEQESRPFIRKALEVGINFFDTANIYSDGTSEEIVGRALKEFASRDEIVLATKVHGRMRPGPNGGGLSRKAILSEIDHSLKRLGTDYVDLYQIHRWDPATPVEETMEALHDVVKAGKARYIGASSMPAWQFLKALHTAERHGWTRFVSMQNYVNLLYREEEREMLPLCEAEGIGVIPWSPLARGRLTRDWQETSTRSESDQFGKLLYAQTEEADRLVALRLKEIAEQREIPRAQVALAWVLQKKPVTAPIVGATRMSHLEDAAAAVSVTLTDEEIRRLEEPYVPHPVMGF, encoded by the coding sequence ATGGACTATGTGAAGCTGGGGACGACCGGACTGGATGTATCACGGATCTGCCTGGGGTGTATGAGCTATGGTGTGCCGGAGCGCGGAACCCATCCCTGGTCGCTGAATGAGCAGGAGAGCCGGCCGTTTATCCGCAAAGCGCTGGAGGTGGGCATTAATTTCTTCGACACAGCTAATATCTATTCGGATGGGACCAGTGAAGAGATTGTCGGACGGGCCCTCAAGGAGTTCGCCTCCCGTGACGAGATTGTGCTGGCCACCAAGGTGCATGGACGCATGCGTCCCGGCCCTAATGGCGGCGGCCTGTCGCGTAAAGCCATCCTGAGCGAAATCGATCACAGCCTGAAGCGGCTGGGCACAGATTATGTGGACCTGTATCAGATTCACCGCTGGGACCCGGCCACTCCGGTTGAGGAGACGATGGAAGCCCTGCATGATGTGGTAAAAGCAGGCAAAGCCCGCTATATCGGTGCTTCTTCCATGCCTGCGTGGCAATTCCTTAAGGCACTGCATACCGCAGAGCGCCATGGCTGGACCCGGTTCGTATCGATGCAGAACTACGTAAATCTGCTGTACCGGGAGGAGGAACGGGAGATGCTGCCGCTATGTGAAGCGGAAGGGATCGGCGTAATTCCGTGGAGCCCGCTGGCCCGTGGCCGGCTGACCCGGGACTGGCAGGAGACGAGCACCCGTTCAGAGAGTGATCAGTTCGGCAAGCTGTTGTATGCACAGACGGAGGAAGCGGACCGGCTGGTGGCCCTGCGGCTGAAGGAGATTGCGGAGCAGCGGGAGATTCCCCGTGCACAGGTGGCACTAGCTTGGGTGCTGCAGAAGAAGCCCGTCACAGCGCCGATAGTCGGAGCAACCCGGATGAGCCATCTGGAGGATGCTGCCGCAGCGGTATCGGTTACCCTCACTGATGAGGAGATCCGCCGGCTTGAGGAGCCTTACGTGCCTCATCCGGTGATGGGCTTTTAG
- a CDS encoding DUF421 domain-containing protein, translating to MPEALEVVLRTLFAVVVMFFLTKILGKRQVSQLSFFEYITGITVGSLAAYISLDTDKTWHLGLIALGVWVACSLGIEYLQIKSKKARDFIDFKSTVLIKDGKILENNMKKERLSVDELLEELRKKDVFKVADVEFAIMESDGAINVLLTKENQPFTPKDLGIKVAPEKETLAVIMDGEILDEPLDTLNLSRKWLQAELEKLNLTVKDVFLGQVDSYGELTVDLYADNVKVPQPQDKPQLYALLKKCEADLELFGLSTKNKAAKQMYGNCSEQLQELLQKLKPFIQN from the coding sequence ATGCCTGAAGCGCTGGAGGTTGTCTTGCGGACCTTGTTTGCTGTGGTCGTAATGTTTTTTCTAACCAAGATACTCGGTAAACGGCAGGTTTCGCAGCTGTCATTTTTTGAATATATTACGGGAATTACGGTGGGGAGCCTCGCGGCGTATATCTCGCTGGATACGGATAAGACCTGGCATCTGGGCCTGATTGCCTTAGGCGTCTGGGTTGCCTGCTCGCTGGGAATCGAATATCTGCAGATCAAGAGTAAGAAGGCCCGGGATTTCATTGACTTCAAATCGACGGTGCTGATTAAGGACGGCAAGATTCTGGAGAATAATATGAAAAAAGAGCGACTGAGCGTCGACGAGCTGCTGGAGGAATTGCGCAAAAAGGATGTCTTCAAGGTGGCCGATGTGGAGTTTGCGATTATGGAATCGGATGGTGCGATTAATGTGCTTTTGACCAAGGAGAATCAGCCCTTCACTCCTAAGGACCTGGGGATAAAGGTCGCTCCGGAGAAGGAGACGCTCGCAGTAATTATGGATGGTGAGATTCTGGATGAGCCGCTGGATACGCTGAATCTGTCCCGGAAGTGGCTGCAGGCTGAGCTGGAAAAGCTGAATCTGACTGTAAAGGATGTCTTCCTCGGGCAGGTAGACTCTTACGGTGAGCTTACCGTGGATCTCTATGCCGACAATGTGAAGGTGCCACAGCCGCAGGATAAGCCTCAGCTGTATGCGCTGCTGAAGAAATGCGAAGCCGATCTGGAGCTGTTCGGTCTGTCCACCAAGAACAAAGCGGCGAAGCAGATGTACGGAAATTGTTCAGAGCAATTGCAGGAGCTGCTGCAGAAGCTGAAGCCTTTTATCCAGAATTGA
- a CDS encoding DUF1657 domain-containing protein, which produces MTVASQVKTCVASLKSAQASLEQFAMETQNEEAKTLFTNAAEQTQQIVQQVEGRVTELEKEEPQYRGF; this is translated from the coding sequence ATGACTGTCGCCTCACAAGTCAAGACCTGCGTAGCTTCGCTGAAAAGCGCCCAGGCCAGTCTGGAGCAATTCGCCATGGAAACGCAAAATGAAGAAGCCAAGACCCTGTTTACCAATGCCGCCGAGCAGACTCAGCAGATTGTCCAGCAGGTGGAAGGACGCGTAACTGAGCTGGAAAAGGAAGAGCCGCAGTACCGGGGCTTCTAG